A window of Polaribacter litorisediminis contains these coding sequences:
- a CDS encoding DsrE family protein codes for MKKINVLVLFLMFSNFISSQSNREPGKIIKNFGETFHVENVDIKTDTTAQLKVIFDVSKSSEKVDIINKNIVTAARFLNMHANEGMKPHQLKVAITIHGSAWKDVLNDEAYMEKYGVKNPNSKLIKELNNAGVDVIICGQTSMYRKIDKMLVLPEVKFALSAMTALLQYQNKGYKFIKF; via the coding sequence ATGAAAAAAATTAATGTATTGGTGCTGTTTTTAATGTTTTCAAACTTTATTTCTTCTCAAAGTAATAGAGAGCCAGGTAAAATTATAAAAAACTTTGGAGAAACATTTCATGTTGAAAATGTGGATATTAAAACCGATACTACAGCACAACTTAAGGTAATTTTTGATGTATCTAAATCTTCAGAAAAAGTAGATATTATAAACAAAAATATTGTGACCGCTGCTAGATTTTTAAATATGCATGCAAATGAAGGTATGAAACCTCATCAGCTAAAAGTAGCAATTACAATACATGGTAGTGCTTGGAAAGATGTTTTAAATGATGAAGCTTATATGGAAAAATATGGTGTAAAAAATCCTAATTCAAAATTAATTAAGGAACTAAACAATGCAGGAGTAGATGTAATTATTTGCGGACAAACATCAATGTACAGAAAAATTGATAAAATGCTTGTTTTACCCGAAGTAAAGTTTGCACTTTCTGCTATGACAGCTTTACTCCAGTACCAGAATAAAGGTTATAAATTTATAAAATTTTAA
- a CDS encoding TonB-dependent receptor plug domain-containing protein, translating into MNLKGLFIFVLPIIFAGSLYSQKDAVVINLNAFSISIAKVNDFSKGYHTILISDSLVARNIRSLTDILKFNSFIYFKENGLGMVSSPSFRGTSASHTAVIWNGININSQLNGQIDFNAISANSYDNISVRSGGGSVLFGSGAIGGTIHLDNLIQFSEQESHKIVANYGSFNTQHISYDYMKATDKSFINIGLGTNSSDNDFNYLDSNLTNGNGNYFNYNFDANYGYKFNKKHQFKFYSSTFFADRNLSRTLNAPSNDGYEDLNSKNLIEWNFFLSPKEHITSRVSYIFEKFKFFDNNQNKDIFSEGNTERKIAQIDYNNSVSRKLKINGILGFEAVSAYGSSFDSNTRNIFSGVFSLNHQLTKKLSYGIQFRKDFQNDFESPFLYSLGIEQKLNKNYTLSFNTSKNFRIPTFNDLYWQPGGNINLQPEDSYQFEIGNAISFKNISFQVNGFYIKSSELIQWIPNEYDVWSPTNTDETRNIGLEFSANYKTAFKNNILEINANYSYTDAKDLETDQQLISVPKNRFNALFNYQHKSWSAFYQILFNDDVRFLVDTISAFQVSNVGINYELSRLKNKPNIGFVIHNIYNKKYQNTLNRPMPGINFQITTTINF; encoded by the coding sequence ATGAACTTAAAAGGACTTTTTATTTTCGTTTTACCGATTATTTTTGCAGGTAGTTTATACTCGCAAAAAGATGCTGTTGTTATAAATTTAAATGCTTTTTCAATCTCTATTGCTAAGGTAAATGATTTTTCTAAAGGATATCACACCATCTTAATTTCAGACAGTTTAGTGGCTAGAAATATTCGTTCGTTAACAGATATTTTAAAATTTAACTCCTTTATTTACTTTAAAGAAAATGGTTTAGGCATGGTTTCTTCGCCCTCTTTTAGAGGAACAAGTGCCTCACATACCGCAGTAATTTGGAATGGTATCAATATTAATTCGCAATTAAACGGCCAGATTGATTTCAATGCAATTTCAGCAAATTCTTATGACAATATATCTGTAAGAAGTGGAGGAGGAAGTGTTCTTTTTGGCAGTGGTGCTATTGGTGGTACCATACATTTAGACAATCTTATTCAATTTTCTGAACAAGAAAGTCATAAAATAGTTGCAAATTATGGAAGCTTTAACACACAACATATAAGTTATGATTATATGAAAGCTACCGATAAAAGTTTTATCAATATTGGTTTGGGTACAAATAGTTCTGATAATGATTTTAACTATTTAGACTCTAATTTAACCAATGGAAATGGTAATTATTTTAATTATAATTTTGATGCAAATTACGGTTATAAATTCAACAAGAAACATCAATTTAAATTTTATTCAAGCACTTTTTTTGCTGATAGAAATTTATCTAGAACATTAAATGCACCTTCTAATGACGGGTACGAAGATCTTAATAGTAAAAATTTAATAGAATGGAATTTCTTTTTATCACCTAAAGAACACATTACTTCACGAGTTTCTTACATTTTTGAAAAGTTTAAATTCTTTGACAATAATCAAAATAAAGACATTTTTTCTGAAGGAAATACCGAAAGAAAAATTGCTCAAATAGATTATAATAATTCCGTTTCTAGAAAATTAAAAATAAATGGCATTCTTGGTTTTGAAGCTGTTTCTGCTTACGGATCTAGTTTTGATTCCAATACTAGAAATATTTTTTCGGGGGTTTTCTCTTTAAATCATCAGCTTACAAAAAAACTAAGTTATGGCATTCAGTTTAGAAAAGACTTTCAAAATGATTTTGAGTCGCCTTTTTTATATTCATTAGGAATTGAGCAAAAACTGAATAAAAATTATACGCTTTCATTCAATACTTCAAAAAACTTTAGAATTCCCACTTTTAATGATTTGTATTGGCAACCTGGAGGAAATATCAACTTACAGCCAGAGGATTCTTATCAATTTGAAATTGGGAATGCCATCAGTTTTAAAAATATTTCTTTTCAAGTAAACGGATTTTATATAAAATCATCAGAATTAATTCAATGGATTCCGAATGAATATGATGTTTGGAGTCCAACAAATACAGATGAAACTAGAAACATCGGACTTGAATTTTCTGCAAATTATAAAACGGCTTTCAAAAATAATATTTTAGAAATCAATGCAAATTATTCCTATACGGATGCTAAAGATTTAGAAACAGATCAACAATTAATTTCAGTGCCAAAAAATAGATTCAATGCACTATTTAATTATCAGCATAAAAGTTGGAGCGCCTTTTATCAAATATTGTTTAATGATGATGTTCGGTTTTTAGTAGATACAATTTCTGCTTTTCAAGTTTCTAATGTCGGTATTAACTATGAACTCTCAAGATTAAAAAATAAACCAAATATTGGTTTTGTAATCCATAATATATACAATAAAAAGTATCAAAATACTTTAAATAGACCAATGCCTGGCATTAATTTTCAAATCACAACAACCATAAATTTTTAA
- a CDS encoding ATP-dependent helicase has translation MNTYLNSLNEAQKQAVLQKDGPMIIIAGAGSGKTRVLTYRIAHLMQSGVDAFNILSLTFTNKAAKEMKARIAGVVGQSEAKNLWMGTFHSVFARILRSEADKLGFPSNFTIYDTQDSVRLISAIIKEMGLDKERYKPKQILGRISSFKNSLITVRAYFNNSDLQEADLHASRPKVGDIYKEYVDRCFKSGAMDFDDLLLRTNELLARFPESLAKYQDRFRYIMVDEYQDTNHSQYIIVRALADKFGNICVVGDDSQSIYSFRGANIQNILNFQKDYPEVKTFKLEQNYRSTKNIVNAANSVIAKNKTKLDKEVWTSNDAGDSINVMRTISDGEEGRFVAQSIWENQMNHQLTPDDFCVLYRTNSQSRAIEDALRKKGIDYKIYGGISFYQRKEIKDILSYLRILINPNDEEALKRIINYPARGIGATTIDKLTIAANHYKKSIFDILKYIDKIDLKINSGTKNKLQNFMNMILRLQIESQTKNAFEIAEIVVKQTQLIKDLEKDGTPEAVSKVENVQELLNGIKDFITDKIEQGEDTSLTSFLEDVALATDFDSKKDDDKPSVSLMTIHQSKGLEYMYVYIVGLEENLFPSAMSMNTRSELEEERRLFYVALTRAEKVAYLSYAQTRYRWGKLIDAEPSRFLEEIDDQYLYYITPKMPEPSVNKFIDKSIFEDAPKGIRFQKPIQRKKMERDLVKKKEITVPKNLKKASETVSKSNLFDNKIVVGNIIEHDRFGRGEVLSLEGKGPDKKAMIKFGTAGKKNLLLRFVKLKIIG, from the coding sequence TTGAATACATACTTAAATTCTTTAAACGAAGCACAAAAACAAGCGGTCTTGCAAAAAGACGGACCCATGATTATAATTGCAGGTGCAGGTTCTGGTAAAACAAGAGTTCTAACCTATAGAATTGCACATTTAATGCAATCTGGCGTGGATGCTTTTAATATTTTATCGCTCACATTTACCAACAAAGCTGCCAAAGAAATGAAAGCAAGAATTGCTGGAGTTGTTGGTCAAAGTGAAGCAAAAAATCTTTGGATGGGAACTTTTCATTCGGTTTTTGCAAGAATTTTACGTTCGGAAGCGGATAAATTGGGTTTTCCATCAAACTTTACCATTTACGATACGCAAGATTCCGTTCGGTTAATCAGTGCTATTATTAAAGAAATGGGCTTAGACAAAGAGCGCTATAAACCCAAACAAATATTAGGACGAATTTCATCCTTTAAAAATAGTTTAATTACTGTAAGAGCCTACTTTAATAATAGTGATTTACAAGAAGCAGATTTGCATGCTAGCAGACCTAAAGTCGGAGATATTTATAAAGAATATGTAGACCGATGTTTTAAATCTGGTGCTATGGATTTTGATGATTTATTGTTGAGAACTAATGAATTATTAGCTCGTTTTCCAGAATCTTTGGCAAAATATCAAGATCGTTTTCGGTACATCATGGTAGATGAGTACCAAGATACAAACCATTCTCAATATATAATTGTAAGAGCTTTGGCAGATAAGTTTGGTAATATTTGTGTTGTTGGTGATGATTCTCAAAGTATTTATAGTTTTAGAGGGGCAAATATTCAGAATATTTTAAATTTTCAAAAGGATTATCCAGAGGTAAAAACCTTTAAGCTTGAACAAAATTATCGTTCTACAAAAAATATTGTGAATGCTGCAAATTCTGTAATTGCCAAAAACAAAACAAAATTAGATAAAGAAGTTTGGACTTCTAACGATGCTGGAGATTCGATTAACGTAATGCGAACTATTTCTGATGGAGAAGAAGGTCGTTTTGTTGCACAATCTATTTGGGAAAACCAAATGAATCATCAATTAACACCCGATGATTTTTGCGTTTTGTATAGAACAAACTCCCAATCGAGAGCCATTGAAGACGCCTTAAGAAAAAAAGGAATTGATTATAAAATTTATGGTGGAATTTCTTTTTATCAAAGAAAGGAAATCAAAGATATTTTGTCTTATTTGCGAATTCTAATCAACCCAAATGATGAAGAAGCGTTAAAAAGAATCATCAATTATCCTGCAAGAGGAATTGGTGCAACTACTATTGATAAATTAACCATAGCTGCAAATCATTATAAAAAATCAATTTTTGATATTTTAAAATATATTGACAAAATCGATTTAAAAATAAATTCTGGAACTAAAAATAAACTTCAGAATTTTATGAACATGATTTTGCGTTTGCAAATAGAATCTCAAACAAAAAATGCGTTTGAAATTGCAGAAATTGTAGTGAAACAAACACAATTAATTAAAGATCTAGAAAAAGACGGAACTCCAGAAGCTGTTAGTAAAGTAGAAAATGTTCAAGAACTTTTAAACGGAATTAAAGATTTTATTACAGATAAAATAGAACAAGGAGAAGATACCTCATTAACTTCGTTTTTAGAAGATGTTGCTTTGGCTACAGATTTCGACTCTAAAAAAGATGATGACAAACCCAGTGTTTCGCTCATGACAATTCATCAATCTAAAGGATTAGAATATATGTATGTATATATTGTGGGTCTAGAAGAAAATTTATTCCCATCTGCCATGAGCATGAATACTCGAAGTGAATTAGAAGAGGAGCGTAGGTTATTTTATGTGGCGTTAACACGTGCAGAAAAAGTTGCGTATTTAAGTTATGCACAAACAAGGTATCGTTGGGGTAAATTAATTGATGCTGAACCTAGTAGGTTTTTAGAAGAAATTGATGACCAATATTTGTATTATATTACTCCAAAAATGCCAGAACCCTCTGTAAATAAGTTTATTGACAAAAGTATTTTTGAAGATGCACCTAAAGGAATTCGTTTTCAAAAACCTATTCAGCGCAAAAAAATGGAGCGCGATTTGGTTAAAAAGAAAGAAATCACAGTTCCTAAAAATTTAAAAAAGGCATCAGAAACTGTCTCTAAATCAAATTTATTTGATAATAAAATTGTGGTTGGTAATATTATAGAACACGATCGTTTTGGTAGGGGAGAAGTCCTTTCTTTAGAAGGGAAAGGGCCCGATAAAAAAGCAATGATTAAATTTGGCACCGCGGGAAAGAAGAATCTTCTATTGCGTTTTGTGAAATTGAAAATTATTGGTTAA
- a CDS encoding YncE family protein: MNFKKTLFLATITGFLLTSCDNDNELELPKGNYDNGILIANEGAFSGGTGTISFISDDYTVAEEKIYNKVNNQNIGTILQSIGFNNDDAYLIANVGSKITVANRFTMEKITEISEGLVNPRYIAFANGKGFVTNWGQGSDTSDDFVAVIDLATNTISSKITVTEGPEQIIAKGNFLYVSHKGGWGSGNTVSVINASTNTIVTTISVGDIPDELAIDASGNILVSCEGSAKTSWNPTEVLGSLVTINTATNEVSNTLNFTAGFHPNSMVIDGLIMFLSTSNSIYKMSEEATSVPTSPIINTNVYGISVNENKIYVTDAKDFSSNGTLKIFDATTNMELKEFTVGLIPSKIYFN; encoded by the coding sequence ATGAATTTCAAAAAAACACTATTTTTAGCAACCATCACAGGTTTTTTATTGACTTCTTGCGATAATGATAATGAATTAGAACTACCAAAAGGAAATTACGATAATGGAATTTTAATTGCAAACGAAGGTGCTTTTTCTGGAGGCACAGGAACCATAAGTTTTATTTCTGATGATTATACAGTTGCCGAAGAAAAAATTTACAATAAAGTAAATAATCAAAATATAGGAACCATTTTACAATCCATAGGATTTAATAATGATGATGCGTATTTAATTGCAAATGTAGGGAGTAAAATAACCGTAGCAAATAGATTTACGATGGAAAAGATTACGGAAATTTCTGAAGGTTTAGTAAACCCAAGATATATTGCTTTTGCAAACGGAAAAGGCTTTGTTACAAATTGGGGCCAGGGTTCGGACACATCAGATGATTTTGTTGCTGTGATCGATTTAGCAACAAACACCATTTCTAGTAAAATAACTGTAACAGAAGGACCTGAGCAAATTATTGCCAAGGGAAATTTTTTATATGTATCCCATAAAGGAGGCTGGGGGTCTGGAAATACGGTTAGTGTAATCAATGCATCAACAAACACAATTGTAACCACCATTTCTGTCGGAGATATTCCTGATGAATTAGCTATTGATGCTAGCGGTAATATTTTAGTTTCTTGCGAAGGTAGCGCCAAAACATCTTGGAACCCAACAGAGGTTTTAGGAAGTTTAGTAACGATTAATACTGCTACAAACGAGGTAAGTAATACTTTAAATTTTACTGCTGGTTTTCATCCAAATTCTATGGTAATAGATGGTTTAATTATGTTTTTATCAACTTCTAATAGTATTTATAAAATGAGTGAAGAAGCTACTTCTGTGCCAACTTCGCCAATCATAAATACGAACGTTTATGGAATATCTGTAAACGAAAATAAAATTTACGTAACAGATGCTAAAGACTTTTCAAGTAATGGAACTCTAAAAATATTTGACGCAACTACAAATATGGAATTGAAAGAATTTACTGTGGGTTTAATACCGAGTAAAATCTATTTTAATTAA